The following proteins are encoded in a genomic region of bacterium BMS3Abin02:
- the hypF gene encoding carbamoyltransferase HypF, producing the protein MRVRIEILGAVQGVGFRPYVYRLAAEEDLAGWVVNDTRGVFIEVEGPEEAITLFMDRLPVEHPPLAHIESIRSVETGPLHEQHFHIRPSDHHGAKTTLILPDAATCAACTSEVFDPQDRRFRYPFTNCTNCGPRFSIIADLPYDRPNTTMAGFTMCDRCRTEYEDPANRRFHAQPNACPDCGPQLELWEPDDGRFLPTARSDEALAGAAAALAAGEIVAVKGLGGFHLMADAGSAKAISTLRSRKPRPDKPLALMARDLDQVRTLVETDRVAEALLASPEAPIVLLRRRPGAPAAARVAPDNPTLGVMLAYTPLHHLLLDSVGFPVVATSGNLTDEPICTSSADAIERLGHIADRFLVHDRPIQRHVDDSVAWIVNGHASLLRRARGYAPMPVPLSHPTPPILAVGAHLKSTVTLAIGGRAFVGQHIGDLETPQAQEAFERVIMDFLRIYEVTPQVIAHDLHPDYVSTRWAHASNLTDRLVAVQHHHAHLASCLAENQTDGPALGITWDGTGYGSDGTVWGGEFLFGDASGFDRVAHLRTFRLPGGDAAVAEPRRVALALLWERLGEDALERPEVRRAFTDAELLPLSRMLQTGFRAPRTSSVGRLFDGVASLLDLHQRVSFEGQGAMALEFAADPTVDDAYPRMEGAILDWGPLLDAIIDDLARGTAAGVIAARFHNALTTSIVGVARRIDTPRVALTGGCFQNRRLTERTTEALHDAGYEVLLHRLVPPNDGGISLGQVAVAAASLRGGQESAG; encoded by the coding sequence GTGAGAGTTCGCATCGAGATACTCGGAGCGGTCCAGGGCGTGGGTTTTCGCCCCTACGTCTACCGCCTCGCAGCCGAGGAGGACCTCGCCGGATGGGTGGTCAACGACACCCGGGGAGTGTTCATCGAGGTGGAAGGACCGGAGGAGGCGATCACCCTGTTCATGGATCGCCTCCCGGTGGAGCACCCGCCTCTCGCGCACATCGAGTCGATACGCAGCGTCGAGACCGGACCTCTCCACGAACAGCACTTCCACATCAGGCCCAGTGACCACCACGGAGCCAAGACGACGTTGATCCTTCCGGATGCCGCGACGTGTGCAGCCTGCACGAGTGAAGTCTTCGATCCCCAGGATCGCCGTTTCCGCTACCCGTTCACGAACTGCACGAACTGCGGGCCCCGGTTCAGCATCATCGCCGACCTGCCCTACGACCGACCGAACACGACGATGGCCGGATTCACCATGTGCGACCGGTGCCGCACGGAGTATGAAGATCCCGCGAACCGCCGTTTCCATGCCCAACCGAACGCCTGTCCGGACTGCGGGCCGCAACTCGAGCTGTGGGAGCCCGACGACGGCCGATTCCTTCCCACTGCCCGCAGCGATGAGGCGCTGGCCGGCGCTGCAGCGGCACTTGCCGCCGGCGAGATCGTCGCAGTGAAGGGCCTCGGGGGGTTCCACCTGATGGCCGACGCCGGCAGTGCGAAAGCGATCTCGACGCTGCGAAGCCGCAAACCCCGACCCGACAAGCCACTTGCATTGATGGCTCGCGACCTCGATCAGGTTCGGACGCTCGTCGAGACCGATCGCGTTGCGGAAGCACTACTCGCCTCTCCTGAGGCGCCGATCGTCCTGTTGCGCCGGAGGCCGGGGGCACCTGCAGCCGCAAGGGTGGCACCCGACAACCCGACCCTGGGCGTCATGCTTGCGTACACGCCGCTGCATCATCTCTTGCTCGACAGCGTCGGCTTTCCGGTCGTCGCGACGAGCGGAAACCTGACCGACGAGCCGATCTGCACGAGTTCGGCCGACGCCATCGAACGTCTCGGCCACATCGCAGACCGTTTCCTCGTCCACGATCGGCCAATCCAGCGGCACGTCGATGACAGCGTCGCCTGGATCGTCAACGGCCACGCGAGCCTGCTGCGGAGGGCTCGCGGCTACGCACCGATGCCGGTCCCGCTGTCGCATCCCACTCCTCCGATTCTCGCCGTGGGTGCTCACCTGAAGAGCACGGTCACTCTGGCGATCGGCGGAAGGGCTTTCGTCGGTCAGCACATCGGGGACCTCGAGACGCCGCAAGCGCAGGAGGCGTTCGAGAGGGTCATCATGGACTTCCTCCGGATCTATGAGGTCACTCCGCAGGTGATCGCCCACGACCTGCACCCTGACTATGTTTCGACGAGATGGGCCCACGCCTCGAACCTCACCGATCGACTGGTCGCCGTGCAGCACCATCATGCCCACCTGGCCTCCTGCCTTGCGGAGAACCAGACCGATGGGCCGGCACTCGGGATCACCTGGGACGGTACCGGTTACGGGAGTGACGGGACCGTCTGGGGCGGGGAGTTCCTCTTCGGTGACGCCTCAGGGTTCGATCGCGTGGCCCACCTGAGAACGTTCAGGCTTCCCGGCGGGGACGCAGCCGTCGCGGAACCGAGACGGGTTGCGCTTGCGTTGCTCTGGGAACGCCTCGGCGAGGACGCCCTCGAGCGCCCCGAGGTGCGCCGGGCATTCACGGACGCGGAGCTGCTCCCGCTGAGTCGCATGCTACAGACGGGATTCCGTGCCCCTCGGACGTCGAGTGTCGGGCGCCTCTTCGACGGCGTTGCCTCGCTGCTCGATCTGCACCAACGTGTCTCCTTCGAGGGACAAGGGGCGATGGCACTCGAGTTTGCCGCCGATCCGACCGTCGACGATGCGTACCCGCGGATGGAAGGAGCGATCCTCGACTGGGGTCCGCTGCTCGATGCGATCATCGATGACCTCGCGCGAGGGACGGCCGCCGGCGTGATCGCTGCCCGTTTCCACAATGCGCTGACAACCTCGATCGTCGGGGTCGCTCGGCGCATCGACACTCCCCGGGTCGCCCTCACCGGCGGGTGTTTCCAGAACCGGCGGCTCACCGAGCGCACGACAGAGG
- the linB gene encoding haloalkane dehalogenase, with the protein MTVWANQPAARPPPTRWGSLSWETSRPSKYPCVMYEKKRIEILGHTMAYVEVGQGNPIVFLHGNPTSSYLWRNVIPHLEGLGRCIAPDLIGMGDSDKIPGSEYRFVDHAAHLEAFLHALEVQDRVVLVLHDWGSGLGFDWARRHRAAVNGVVYMEAIVRPVTWEEWPETARPIFEAMRSPAGEEIILDKNIFVERILPASIMRTLTDEEMNEYRRPYLNPGEDRRPMLTWPREIPINGEPADVHQIVSRYSRWLSTSLVSKLFINADPGIILTGSQREFCKTWPTQEEVTVRGLHFIQEDSPHEIGEAIARFVRRIE; encoded by the coding sequence ATGACCGTTTGGGCGAACCAGCCGGCTGCGCGACCCCCACCGACCAGGTGGGGGTCGCTTTCGTGGGAGACCTCCAGGCCATCCAAGTACCCTTGTGTCATGTACGAGAAGAAACGGATCGAGATACTCGGTCACACGATGGCCTACGTCGAGGTCGGCCAGGGCAACCCAATCGTGTTCTTGCACGGCAACCCGACGTCGTCATACCTGTGGCGCAACGTCATCCCCCACCTCGAGGGCCTTGGGAGATGCATCGCCCCCGACCTGATCGGCATGGGCGATTCGGACAAGATCCCGGGATCGGAGTACCGGTTCGTCGATCATGCCGCTCATCTCGAAGCCTTCCTGCACGCCCTCGAGGTCCAAGACCGCGTGGTCCTCGTGCTGCACGACTGGGGTTCCGGGCTCGGCTTCGACTGGGCTCGGCGGCACCGTGCGGCCGTCAACGGCGTCGTATACATGGAGGCCATCGTGCGTCCCGTCACGTGGGAGGAGTGGCCTGAGACGGCCAGGCCGATATTCGAAGCGATGCGATCCCCTGCCGGAGAAGAGATCATCCTCGACAAGAACATCTTCGTGGAACGGATCCTGCCGGCATCGATCATGCGCACGCTCACCGACGAGGAGATGAACGAGTATCGCCGGCCCTATCTGAATCCCGGGGAGGACCGCCGGCCGATGCTGACCTGGCCACGGGAGATCCCCATCAACGGAGAGCCCGCGGACGTGCACCAGATCGTTTCGCGCTACTCGAGATGGCTGTCGACATCGCTTGTCTCCAAGCTGTTCATCAACGCCGACCCCGGCATCATCCTCACCGGATCGCAACGGGAGTTCTGCAAGACGTGGCCGACCCAGGAAGAGGTGACAGTACGGGGTCTGCACTTCATCCAAGAGGACTCACCACATGAGATCGGTGAGGCGATCGCCCGTTTCGTCCGTAGGATCGAATAG